In the Rhodospirillaceae bacterium genome, GGCGCGCTCCAGSGCGGACAATTCGTTGCGCGCCAGATTTTCCAGAATTTCRGCRCGGCGAAGTTCAACCTCTGTGCCAGAAACGATAAAGGCCGCGATTTCGTCCTGACCGGCCAGCTTGCAGGCGGCAAGGCGGTGCGCCCCCGCGACCAGGCGGTATTTTTTATCGCCGCGCAGGCTGGCCGACACCTCAATGGGCTGCCGCAGGCCGCGCTTGCCAATATCCAGGGCCAGGGCCTTGACCGCCTCGACCGTGGCGGGGCGCAGGCGGTTTTGAACCGCAATATCCGAAATATTGATGCTTTTGATGTCTTTCATGTTTACGCGGCCTCCCTGTTTTTGGCATGGACAGGCCCGGTCCACCTGCTACCCTTCGAGGGTCTTTTAGGCTTGCCATTTGGGTGATACCGTGAAGGCCAGATTGCCTCGGGAGGCTTTCCGATACGCGCGGCGATGATGCGCTCAACGGCGGGCCAGGGCCTGATCAGGGCGACCCTGCAGGCGCTTTCGCAATAGCCGGCGGCGAGCGCGAGTTGCCGCAGATTTGTGCCGCTT is a window encoding:
- a CDS encoding transcriptional regulator, with the translated sequence MKTIKKPQQDWHKADIIAVVHKSGTNLRQLALAAGYCESACRVALIRPWPAVERIIAARIGKPPEAIWPSRYHPNGKPKRPSKGSRWTGPVHAKNREAA